A part of Desulfofundulus salinus genomic DNA contains:
- a CDS encoding aspartyl-phosphate phosphatase Spo0E family protein has translation MLLLDLGRVILRLEKARRELLATDPGDKEKLLAASRKLDELIVEYYRAKLGPKMAGSAAGR, from the coding sequence ATGCTTCTGTTGGATCTTGGCAGGGTGATCCTGCGGCTGGAGAAGGCCAGGAGGGAGCTCCTGGCTACCGACCCTGGCGATAAAGAAAAGCTCCTGGCGGCCAGTCGTAAATTGGACGAGTTGATCGTGGAGTATTATCGGGCGAAATTAGGCCCCAAAATGGCGGGGTCGGCAGCAGGTAGATAA
- a CDS encoding D-alanyl-D-alanine carboxypeptidase family protein — protein MKRKTGEKTGDKMPFKNSAVIRYSFILSLTLFLSGALLLSFPAPAGAVPPSVTADAAVLMDARTGQIFYDKNGLQRREPASLTKIMTAIIALEYGRLNDVVTVSRNAAAVGMGSVLDLRAGEKITLENLLKAALIMSANDSTVAIAEHVAGSEEDFIRMMNAKAPVLGALHTRFANTNGYHDPRHYTCARDLAVITRYALQNPLFNRMVRTRETTISFCDSKRKETISNTNRLLREGSCPGIDGVKTGSTPRAGNCLIASATRGDRQLIAVVLHSANRYRDAVTLLDYGFNEVERVTLGAEGEEVARLPVSNGLAGTVPVVIATPVEVDLARDQLSRVRREVRMVPSLTAPVKAGEKVGEITFRLKDEELGRSALVTARDVPKKGLFARWRKGTRANTPNGREIIRE, from the coding sequence TTGAAACGGAAAACAGGTGAAAAAACGGGCGACAAGATGCCCTTTAAAAACTCAGCCGTCATCCGGTATTCCTTTATTTTAAGCCTGACATTGTTCCTGTCTGGCGCTTTGCTTTTATCCTTCCCTGCGCCTGCAGGAGCAGTCCCGCCTTCTGTCACTGCAGATGCTGCCGTGCTCATGGATGCACGCACGGGGCAAATCTTCTATGATAAAAATGGCCTGCAGAGGCGCGAGCCGGCCAGCCTGACCAAGATCATGACGGCTATCATTGCCCTGGAGTACGGCCGTTTAAACGACGTGGTAACCGTAAGCCGCAATGCCGCCGCCGTAGGCATGGGTTCCGTGCTGGACCTGCGCGCCGGCGAAAAAATTACCCTGGAAAACCTGCTCAAGGCCGCCCTGATTATGTCGGCCAACGACAGCACCGTCGCCATCGCCGAACATGTGGCCGGCTCCGAAGAGGACTTTATCAGGATGATGAATGCCAAGGCACCGGTCCTGGGGGCCCTGCACACACGCTTTGCCAATACCAACGGTTATCATGATCCCCGGCATTATACCTGCGCCCGCGACCTGGCCGTGATTACCCGTTACGCCCTGCAAAACCCCCTTTTTAACCGGATGGTACGCACCCGGGAAACAACCATCAGCTTTTGTGATTCCAAGCGGAAAGAAACCATTTCCAACACCAACCGCCTTTTGCGCGAAGGCAGTTGCCCGGGCATTGACGGGGTAAAGACCGGTTCCACCCCCCGGGCCGGCAATTGCCTGATTGCATCGGCCACCCGGGGCGATCGCCAATTGATTGCGGTGGTGCTCCACAGTGCCAACCGCTACCGGGACGCCGTCACCCTTCTGGACTATGGTTTTAACGAAGTGGAACGGGTGACCCTGGGTGCTGAAGGGGAAGAGGTGGCCCGGCTACCCGTTTCCAACGGCCTGGCCGGTACGGTACCCGTTGTTATTGCCACCCCCGTGGAGGTTGACCTGGCCCGCGACCAGCTTTCCCGGGTGCGAAGGGAAGTCAGGATGGTGCCGTCTCTTACCGCCCCCGTTAAGGCTGGAGAAAAAGTGGGCGAAATCACTTTTCGTTTAAAGGATGAGGAACTGGGCCGGTCGGCCCTGGTGACTGCACGGGACGTACCGAAAAAAGGCTTGTTTGCCCGCTGGCGAAAAGGTACCCGGGCGAACACACCCAATGGCAGGGAAATTATCCGCGAATGA
- a CDS encoding nucleotidyltransferase domain-containing protein, with protein MMAFLNPLEEKAIREFSSKVKSSLGKNLLDLKLFGSKSTGKFHEESDIDILVVVNERDEQLLDAISEILLDVELKYNSMLSPVVLTAAEFLQNQKHQTLFYHEVARDGVTL; from the coding sequence ATGATGGCCTTCTTGAATCCTCTGGAAGAAAAGGCCATTCGGGAGTTTTCTTCAAAAGTTAAAAGTTCACTTGGCAAAAACCTCCTCGACCTGAAACTTTTCGGTTCAAAATCAACCGGTAAATTTCATGAGGAGTCCGATATTGACATTCTTGTTGTTGTAAACGAAAGGGATGAGCAACTTTTGGATGCCATAAGCGAAATCCTCCTGGATGTCGAGCTAAAGTACAATTCCATGCTTTCCCCCGTGGTTTTAACGGCCGCCGAGTTCCTGCAGAACCAAAAACACCAGACCCTGTTTTACCACGAGGTAGCGCGGGACGGGGTGACCCTGTGA